From the Exiguobacterium aurantiacum genome, one window contains:
- a CDS encoding GDSL-type esterase/lipase family protein, which yields MKNGKWYTFLIGSVFLTGIALYGLWIGYQDIVNPPERTLSISEDSRPEPVGDVYVALGDSLTRGVGSTSGAGYVQPVGAALEEDDIRTQNLAISGARTEDLLAQLEQPEVRRTIENARYITLTIGGNDLFNRGENVDNFESVDIEQVVTDAKTNLNVIFEQVRGLNDTAQIVYIALYNPFQENDNGEAFNQLILDWNASAATFGNAQRIDVIDPFAYVSDVSRDLATDQFHPSDRTYEKLAEDVLFILE from the coding sequence ACGGGCATTGCCCTATACGGTTTATGGATCGGCTATCAAGATATCGTCAATCCGCCGGAACGCACACTCTCGATTAGTGAAGATTCGAGACCGGAACCAGTCGGTGACGTGTACGTCGCCTTAGGTGACTCCCTCACACGCGGCGTCGGATCGACATCAGGTGCCGGCTACGTCCAACCAGTCGGTGCAGCGCTCGAAGAAGACGACATCCGCACACAGAATTTGGCCATCTCCGGGGCCCGGACGGAAGACTTATTGGCTCAGCTCGAGCAACCGGAAGTACGACGGACGATTGAGAACGCGCGCTATATCACGCTCACAATCGGCGGCAACGACCTGTTCAACCGCGGCGAGAACGTCGATAACTTTGAATCGGTCGATATCGAACAAGTCGTGACCGATGCGAAGACGAATTTGAATGTCATCTTCGAACAAGTTCGCGGATTGAACGACACGGCGCAAATCGTCTATATCGCCCTTTATAACCCGTTCCAAGAGAACGATAACGGCGAAGCGTTCAATCAATTGATTCTCGACTGGAACGCCTCGGCCGCCACATTCGGAAACGCACAGCGCATCGATGTGATTGACCCGTTCGCTTACGTCTCTGACGTCTCACGTGACCTCGCGACCGATCAGTTCCATCCGAGCGATCGCACGTATGAGAAATTAGCCGAGGACGTCCTGTTCATCCTCGAATAA
- a CDS encoding GNAT family N-acetyltransferase has protein sequence MWRGNCNGLDIEVTYLTMTDLEQIEAVQRDVMDSMTEGSHYQSMSTEEFVKLLTDRTLIGAYHEGTLIAFRALLIPPLDEEHLGYDIGYPSETLERIIYQEVTNVHPDYRGYGLQQHLGKLLMKELEHGSRFDLVCATVAPFNIPSLKDKFALGLRIGALKPKYGGKLRYIFMKELHSDWRPTGEVTWLDMGETEQQVTLLKAGWYGTSLTRDGESWLVKYER, from the coding sequence ATGTGGCGCGGTAATTGTAACGGCCTCGACATTGAGGTCACCTATTTAACGATGACCGACCTGGAACAAATTGAGGCGGTTCAACGAGATGTCATGGATAGCATGACGGAAGGGAGCCATTACCAGTCCATGTCGACGGAGGAGTTCGTGAAGTTGTTGACGGACCGGACGCTCATCGGCGCATATCACGAAGGAACGTTGATCGCGTTCCGCGCGCTGCTCATCCCACCGCTCGATGAGGAGCATCTCGGCTATGATATCGGTTATCCGTCAGAGACGCTGGAGCGCATCATTTATCAAGAAGTGACGAACGTCCATCCGGACTACCGCGGCTACGGCCTGCAACAGCATCTCGGCAAACTTCTCATGAAAGAGCTGGAACACGGAAGTCGGTTCGATCTCGTCTGTGCGACCGTGGCGCCTTTCAATATCCCAAGTCTGAAGGACAAGTTCGCCCTCGGTCTTCGCATCGGTGCCCTTAAACCGAAATATGGCGGGAAGCTGCGCTACATCTTTATGAAGGAACTGCACAGCGACTGGCGACCGACCGGAGAAGTGACATGGCTCGATATGGGCGAGACGGAGCAACAAGTCACTTTGTTGAAGGCGGGTTGGTACGGAACGTCCTTGACGCGCGACGGGGAGAGCTGGCTCGTCAAATATGAACGATGA
- a CDS encoding mandelate racemase/muconate lactonizing enzyme family protein: MKIEKIELFAIRLPLKVPFIVSYHRYDDMPSVIVKLTTECGHVGYGEAVADEHVTGESLDSTISVIRHVLGPLLIGQNPMQMERIHDMMDRTIRDVPAAKAALDIACHDVVGKKLGLPVYDLLGGRYHEAFPVTHVLSIGEPEAMATEAREQIEQGYTAVKMKVGVDVASDVRRVEAVRRAVGPDVPIRVDVNQGWVNAAKTLQAMKQLEPFHIDWVEQPVKADDFEGMVEVKGKISVPLMIDEGVRGVTEMRRLTMMQAAHKVNIKLMKCGGIYPAKKLVHMAEMSGIECQIGSMVESSVASSAGFHVAFSSKIVQTVELTGPLRFAEDIGNLSYDLPFIRLTERPGLGVDVDESVLMRLATATYVVGGTDHVAR, encoded by the coding sequence ATGAAAATAGAGAAAATTGAACTGTTTGCGATACGTCTTCCATTAAAAGTACCATTCATCGTCAGTTATCACCGCTACGACGACATGCCGTCGGTGATCGTGAAACTGACGACCGAGTGCGGACATGTCGGTTACGGGGAGGCCGTCGCCGATGAGCACGTCACGGGCGAATCGCTCGACAGTACGATTAGCGTGATTCGCCATGTGCTCGGACCGCTCTTGATCGGGCAAAACCCGATGCAGATGGAACGGATTCATGACATGATGGACCGGACCATCCGTGATGTGCCGGCAGCGAAGGCGGCGCTCGATATCGCCTGTCATGACGTCGTCGGGAAAAAGCTTGGGCTTCCGGTGTATGACCTGCTCGGTGGTCGATATCATGAAGCCTTCCCGGTCACACACGTCTTAAGCATCGGCGAGCCGGAGGCGATGGCGACTGAGGCACGTGAACAAATCGAACAAGGGTATACGGCCGTCAAGATGAAAGTCGGCGTCGACGTCGCGTCTGACGTACGCCGCGTCGAGGCGGTCCGTCGAGCCGTCGGGCCGGACGTGCCGATTCGGGTCGACGTCAATCAGGGCTGGGTCAATGCCGCTAAGACGCTCCAGGCGATGAAGCAGCTCGAGCCATTCCATATCGATTGGGTCGAACAGCCGGTCAAGGCTGACGATTTTGAAGGCATGGTTGAAGTGAAAGGAAAGATTTCGGTCCCGCTCATGATTGACGAGGGCGTGCGGGGAGTAACCGAAATGCGTCGTCTGACGATGATGCAGGCCGCCCACAAAGTTAACATTAAACTGATGAAGTGCGGCGGTATCTACCCGGCGAAAAAACTTGTCCATATGGCCGAGATGTCGGGCATCGAATGTCAAATCGGGTCGATGGTCGAGTCGTCGGTCGCCTCGAGCGCAGGCTTCCATGTCGCTTTCTCAAGCAAAATCGTCCAAACGGTCGAATTGACAGGTCCGTTGCGTTTCGCTGAAGACATCGGTAATTTGTCATATGACCTTCCGTTCATTCGTCTCACTGAACGACCAGGGCTTGGCGTCGACGTCGACGAATCTGTGTTGATGCGTCTGGCGACCGCGACGTACGTCGTCGGAGGGACCGATCATGTGGCGCGGTAA